The Flavobacterium sp. M31R6 nucleotide sequence TGAAATGATGCCTGATGGTTACGGTTTTTTACGTTCCTCTGATTATAATTATTTAGCTTCACCAGATGATATTTATTTATCGACTTCTCAGGTGCGTTTGTTTGGTTTAAAAACCGGAGACACCGTAAAAGGTGTGGTGCGTCCACCAAAAGAAGGAGAGAAATTTTTCCCGTTAGTACGAGTTTTAAAAATTAATGGGCATGACCCGCAAGTAGTTCGTGATAGAGTTTCTTTCGAACATTTAACTCCAGTTTTTCCTTCTGATAAATTTAAATTAGCCGAAAAACAAAGTACAATTTCAACACGAATTATTGATTTGTTTTCTCCAATAGGAAAAGGACAGCGTGGTATGATTGTGGCACAGCCAAAAACGGGTAAAACGATGTTATTAAAGGATATTGCGAATGCAATTGCAGCGAATCATCCCGAAGTATATTTGATTGTTTTATTGATAGATGAACGTCCAGAGGAGGTTACAGATATGCAACGAAGTGTACGTGGGGAAGTAATTGCATCTACATTCGATAGAGAACCACAAGAACACGTTAAGATTGCTAATATAGTTTTGGAAAAAGCCAAAAGGTTAGTAGAGTGTGGCCATGATGTAGTTATTTTATTAGATTCTATAACTCGTTTGGCAAGAGCTTATAATACAGTGCAACCAGCTTCGGGAAAGGTTTTAAGTGGAGGTGTTGATGCAAATGCTTTACAAAAACCAAAACGTTTCTTTGGTGCTGCCCGTAATGTTGAAAATGGTGGTTCTTTGAGTATTATTGCAACTGCTTTGACAGAAACTGGTTCCAAAATGGACGAAGTTATCTTTGAGGAATTCAAAGGGACTGGTAACATGGAATTGCAATTGGATAGAAAAATTGCCAACAAACGTATCTTCCCTGCTATTGATTTAACATCATCCAGTACAAGACGTGATGATTTATTGTTAGATCAAAAAACATTGCAAAGAATGTGGATTATGCGTAAATATTTATCAGATATGAACCCTGTTGAAGCGATGGATTTTATCAATGATCGTTTTAAGAAAACCAAAAATAACGATGAGTTTTTAATCTCTATGAATGATTAAAGAAATAGCAATAACAATAACAATTTCAAAATTCAATTTTTTTGATTTGATTTAATGACATAAAAAAAACTCCAATTTTCAATATGTAAATTGGAGTTTTTTTGTGTCTTGCAATTGCAATTGATTTTTGCAATTGTTATTGAAATTTAAATTTTACTCTTTTCTTTCCATTAAAGCCATATAAAAACCATCAAAACCAGATTCTGAGGCCAATATTTTTTGTTCTTTTATGAAATTGAATTGTTTACCAATATCAGTTGTCAAGAAACGGGCAATTTGTTCTTGATTTTCAGAAGGCAAAATGGAACAGGTTGCGTAAACTAATTTACCGCCTGGTTTTACGATTTTTGAATAGCTTTCCAATACTTCCGACTGTACTTTTCTAATGTTATCGATGAATTCGGGTTGTAATTTCCATTTTGCATCTGGATTTCTTTTAAGTACACCTAATCCACTGCAAGGGGCGTCAATCAAGACCCTATCGGCTCTTTCATGAAGTTTTTTGATAACTTTGGTAGAATCAATGATACGGTATTCGATGTTGAAAGCACCGTCTCTTTTGGCTCTAAGCTTTAATTGTTTTAATTTGCTTTCGTACAAATCCATTGCAATCAATTGCCCTTTGTTTTCCATCAAAGAAGCGATATGCAGTGTTTTTCCTCCTGCACCTGCACAAGTATCTACTACTCGCATTCCTGGTTTTACATCCAGAAAATGTGCTACTAATTGTGAATTGGCATCTTGAACTTCAAAGAATCCTTGCTTGAAGGCATCCGTCAAGAAAACATTTGCTCTTTCTTTTAGAACTAATGCATCTGGTTGGTCTTTTAGAAATTCTGTTTCGATGTTTAAATCCATCAAAATAGCTCTTAGGTTTTCTTTGGTAGTTTTAAGTGTGTTTACTCTTAAAATAACTTTGGCAGGTTGGTTTTGTGCAGCTATTTCTGTAGCCCAAACTTTTTCGCCTAATTCTTTTACACCTAATTCATCCATCCAATCCGGAATAGATTCCTTTAGGGCTCTTATTTTTGATAGTTCGTCAAAACGACCTTTTATTTTTCTTTCTGGAGTTCCTTCCAATTGTCTCCAATCTGGAATTGGATATCCTCTTAAAACTGCCCATACTGAGAACATTCTCCAAAGATTGTCTCTGTCATAAGGTTCTTTTACTTCGGCAATTTCTGCATATAATCTTTTCCAACGTACGACTTCGTAGATGGTTTCTGCTACAAATTTTCTATCGGAACTTCCCCAACGTTTGTCTTTTTTTAGGGATCTTGCTACTACTTTGTCGGCGTATTCTCCTTCGTTGAAAATAGCGTTAAGTGCATCAATAGTAGTATAAACTAAATTTCTGTGTAATCTCATTTTAAATAATTGAAGTGCAAAGGTACTATTTATTGGTTAAAACTAAGTTTTATATTTTAATCAAAAAAAAAACACTGTTATTGAAACAGTGTTTTTGAATGAATGTTTTTAGTTTTTGACAAAAACTCTTGTTAGTCCGATGTTTTCTGGTGGGTGAAGAACCATTGGGAATTTTTCAATTTTCACTGAACTACTGTCGAGTCCAAAGGCACTTTCTTCGGATAAACTTAGTTTTTTAATGAAGAAATAAGAATTCATAATTAGTTTTTCATGCCATAATAAATCACTGTCATTGGAGAGGAATTTCTCAGATAAAACGAATTTGAAATCTCCAATAATATTGTTTTTATTCAGTGATTCATATCTACTGGTAACATCCACCTCACCATTTTTTACCATGTCTTTGATAACTTCTCTAAACATTAGGTTTATTTTGGTAGGCTCTCTAAATCCTAGATTGAAATCTACTCGGTATAAATCGTCTTTAAGAATTTCTCTTACTTTATATTCAGTTTTATAAGGCTCAGATAAAATATTTACGTGAACAAACCAGTAAATGTCAGCTCTTTTTGGTCTTTTTTGCAAGATAGAAAACATTACTTTTTCTTCTATTTCATCACTACGGTTAGCATTGGTCATATAAACCAAATGGGTTGCGTATTTTGGAATAGATAAATCGGCACTTAATTCACTAAGTACTTTTTTGTAATCGTCAATTTTTACAACTTTAGTGTAACTTTTGTTAATTTGTTTGGCTCTGTACCAAATTGTCATTACACCGATAAGTACTAGAGCAATGAAAAGTGTCACATAACCACCTTCTGCAAATTTTGTAATATTTGCGGCAAGAAAGCTCAATTCAATACACATATAAATGGTAATTAAAGGAACGAAAAAGTACCATTTTACACGTTTCATTATCAAATAGAAATTCAACAATATGGTTGTCATTATCATACATAGAATAATGGCTAGACCGTAAGCATGTTCCATATTACTGGATTCTTCAAAATGCAATACAATACCAATACAACCAATAAGTAATAACCAGTTTATAGAAGGAATGTATAATTGACCTTTGAGCTCTGTTGGATATTTGATTTTAACTTTTGGCCAAAAACTTAATCGCATTGCCTCATTGATTAATGTAAAAGAACCAGAAATAAGGGCTTGAGACGCAATTACAGTGGCTACAGTCGCAATTACAATCCCAAATGGTTTAAACCATAACGGCATTATCAAGTAAAATGGATTGGCAAAATCACCTCCAAGTGCTTGTAATGTAGTTCCTTCGTGATGAATTAAATACGCTGCCTGTCCAAAGTAGTTTAAAACTAAAGCTAATTTTACAAAAATCCAGCTTATTCTAATATTCTTTCTTCCACAATGTCCCATGTCTGAGTATAGAGCCTCAGCTCCAGTGGTACACAGGAATACAAATCCTAATACGAAAAAACCTTCTGGATGAATACTTAATAAATGATAAGCGTAATAAGGATTAATAGCTTTAAAAACCTCTGGATGTAAAGAAATTTGGTTTATGCCCAGAACGGCCAACATACCAAACCATATCAACATCATAGGGGCAAAAAACTTTCCAACTAATTTAGTTCCAAATTGCTGAATAGTAAATAACATTACTAAAATACCAATTACTATAGGAACCGTATTAATTTGAGGGAAATAACTTCTCATTCCTTCAACAGCAGACGATACTGAGATGGGAGGGGTGATGATTCCGTCCGCCAGCAAGGCGCTTCCGCCAATAATTGCAGGGACAATCAACCATTTGATTTTTGTTTTTTTAACCAAGGCATATAAGGCAAAAATCCCACCTTCTCCATGATTATCGGCACTTAATGTAATAAGGACATATTTGATTGTAGTTTGCAGTGTAAGTGTCCAAAACACACAGGATACACCTCCTAAAACAACATCGGCATTTATTATGTATTCGCCAAGTATGGCTTTCATTACGTATAATGGAGAAGTTCCAATGTCTCCATAAATTATTCCTAAAGAAATTAATAACCCACCCAGAGTTAATTTACTATGGAGGTCTTTGTGCGTTGCGCTCATGTATTATTTTTATAAAAACTCGACAAATTTACTGTTTTTAACATAATAAAAGGACTTATTTTTTAAAATAATAAAAGAGGCTTAATATGTTACTATTAAGCCTCTTTTTCGCTTTTTTAAATTTATTTAGATTCTTCTGTTATTGCCTCTCGCTGCATAATCGTTACCTCTTTGAGATTCAGTTCTTTGGGTGTTATTTTCTCTTGGTGAACTAGTTCTGTTTTGAGAATTATCCCTTTGAGATTCAGTTCTTTGAGTGTTATTTTCTCTTGGAGAACTGGTTCTGTTTTGAGAATAATCCCTTTGAGGTTCTGCTCTTTGAGTGTTGTTTTCTCTTGGAGAACTGGTTCTGTTTTGAGAATAATCCCTTTGAGGTTCTGATCTTTGAGTGTTGTTTTCTCTAGGAGTAATGGTTCTGTTTTGAGAATAATCCCTTTGAGGTTCCGCTCTTTGAGTGTTGTTTTCTCTAGGGAAACTAGCTCTGTTCTCTGCGTATTCTCTTTGTGGTTCTGTTCTTTGAGTACTGACTCTGTTTTGTGTATAATCTCTTTGGGACTCTACTCTTGCAGTGTTAGTTCTGTTCTGTGCGTATTCTCTTTGAGTATTACCGTTGTAATTAATATTGTTTCTGGAATACCCTGGATTGTTTCTGGTGTTAGCTACTTCATTTTTTAATCCATTATTAGTGCTGTATCTTCTTTTGTCTAACTCATATCGGTTTGAAACCATATTGTTTCTTCGGGAAAATGCATATTGTGGATATTGTCTTTCATAACTATTACAGCTGTAATTGTTGTAAATTGCTGGTGCTCTGTTACATCTTCTGTAACTTACATAATTATAAGTGTTGTAATAGTTTACACAACCATACACATTTTGTCTGTATCTATATATCGGATAGGGATTCCATGCATAATAATATGTTGGATAATAGTTCCAAGTCCAAGTTGAATAGTAAGGTCTGTAATAGCTGGCCCAAAATGATGCGTAAATTTGTGGTGTGTAGCAATATTCAGGTTCGTAAATGTAATTTTGCCCATAAATATATGCGTTTCCAACTATTTGAATCGAAATTTTATTACTTCTATCTTTTTCGATTTCAATAGTAGCAACGTCTTGGTACAAATCACGACCAATAACTGACTGAATAATTACTACGTGCGTTCTGTTCTCAACAGATTCGATTACTCTTAAATAATCAACGCGATTGTCGTTGTTCAAATCTAAATTTGAGATTTGAAGTTTTGGGTCGTTTAATCTTCTTTCAAAATCGTTTAAGTTTTCAGATTCCCCAAAGATAGAAGACACCGCAGTCAAATCTAAATTATCACTAATTTCGGAATTAGTTGCGCTTATAGTGGTTCTGTTTTGTGCATTCATTTGAAAAGCAAAAAAGGCGGCGATAATGGCGGCAAATTGTAATTTAGTTTTCATGGCTTAATAGGTTAATTGTTTGTGTTAGATTATATACAACAATTGTGCCAGAAATTAGTTTTATCTTTAATATGTCTGGGATAAAATTATATATTTGAAAAAAATAAAGAAGATATGTTAAGAATAATTACTGTAACTGTGCTGTTTTTTAGTTGTTTGTGTTTTATGGAAGCTCAGAATATAAATAAAGGAGAGCAAACTAATTTTAATTCAATTCAAATCGATACACTTTTTCAAGATAAAATTAGTATCAGAGCAATTGTATTTGATCGCGATAAGATTTGGTATGCGGGAGACAAAAATCGATTTGGTTGTTATGATTTAAAATCCAATAAAAAAAATGAAAACACCATCGTAGAAGATACTTTGAAAATAGAATTTAGAAGCATTGCTAAAACTTCTAGCTATATATATGTACTAAGTGTAGCGAATCCCGGATTGTTGTATCAAATTACCAAAGATGGAAAAAAGACCAAATTGGTCTATCAGGAGAAAAATAAAAAGGTTTTTTACGATAGTATGCAGTTTTGGAATGATAAAGAAGGAATTGCAATTGGAGATCCTATAACAGATTGTCTTTCTATAATAAGGACGCATGATGGAGGAAATACCTGGAATAAATTACCAGATAATAAGCTTCCAAAAGTTTTTGAAGGCGAAGCTCATTTTGCGGCAAGCAATACCAATATAATTATAAAAGGAAATGATACGTGGATTGTTTCCGGGGGAAAGAAAGCAAGAGTTTTTTATTCACCAGATAAAGGAAATTCTTGGAGTGTTTACGAAACTCCTATAATTCAAGGAAAACAAATGACTGGGATTTTTACAGCTGATTTTTATGATTCTAAGAATGGATTTATATCGGGTGGTAATTACGAGTTGTTAAATCAAAATTCTGAGAATAAAGCAATAACTGATGATGGTGGGAAAACTTGGAAACTTATAGCTAATAATGAAGCTTTTGGATATGCCTCCTGTGTTCAATTTGTTCCTAACAGCAAAGGGAAAGGAATTGTTTCAGTTGGAGCTTCGGGATTGTATTATTCCTCAAATGGTGGTGTAAATTGGGTGCAGTTTAGTAAAGATCCAAGCTTATATACTATTCGATTTATCGATGAGAGTACAGCAATTGCAGCTGGTCGTAATAAAATGATTCGAATTCGTTTTAAATAGAAAATTCCCGTTTTATAATGAATTTTATAAAACGGGAATTGTTTTGAATTAATAGAAAACTATTTTTTTAAGCCTTTGTCTTTATATTGTTGCAGTAGTTTTCTGTTGAAATCTTCTTCCGCTTTTTTGAGCTTTATTATTTTTACCGAAGGGAGAATTTCTTTTAAGCTAATTGTGAGTTTTTTTCTTAGATTGAACAAGTCTTCTTCGCTGTCTTCAATTTGATTTAAAAGCGTAGCAGCATCTTTTTCGGATAATTTGTCAAGTTCATCATCTTGCATTCTTTTGAAATAGCCTTTCATTTTTTGATGTCTCAATTCAAATTGCTTGTCATCAAAGGTGTTGTAAATAGGCCAGAATTTTTCGGCTTCACTTGAAGTAAGATTTAATTCGCTAGTCAAAAAAGCCACTTTCATTGTTTTGATTTGCTCTCTTTTTTCTTTAAATCTTTCGCCTTGGGCGTAAAAATTAAAGGATAAGAATAAAAATAGTATGGGATACAGTTTTTTAAAGTCCATGGTTTTTATTTTTTTAAATACATTCATTTTTGCAGAATTTTGAGTTTAATTTTCAATTACTAGATTTTCGATATTGGGATTGGTAACTAAAACATCTTCAAGTGTTTCGGATTCTAATTCTTTTGTGTTTGAAATTATAGTACTGTTTGCAGGTTCAATTTCACTAATTAATTCGTCTTGATTCAGGTTGGTTTCTTCGGCTAAATAATTTTCTAAAGTAACCGTATCTACTTCTTTGTTTTTTGTATTTGTTTGATACGCTATAGGAATCATTAAAGCAAGTACAAAAACTGCGGCAATAGCCATAAGAACGGTTTTTCTTTTTCTGAAAATAGACACCACTTTGGTTTCCTTTGCAACTGGCTCTTCTGATAATTTTTGAAGCAAGTTTGCCGAAAAATTTTCAAAATAGTTGTCTGGAGTTTTAAATCCTGAATCTATTTTTGTTCCGTTTTCTAATTTAAATGTTTTCATAATTGTGTATTTGACTACGTCCTGACTTAAAGGTTTAATTGGAGAATTACAAAAGCTTCTATTTTTTTTACAGCATGATGATAAGATGCCTTTAATGCGCCTACCGATGTTCCTAGTATTTCCGAAATTTCTTCGTATTTTAAATCTTCAAAATATTTCATTTTAAAAACTAATTGTTGCTTTTCTGGTAATACCGCAATTGCTTTTTGTAATTTGATTTGAATTTCGTCCCCTTCAAAATAAACGTCTGCTTTCAAATTATCAATCGCCTTGTTTTGTAATTCAACCGATGAAATACCACTTTTTCTTGCTTTTTGATTTAAAAAAGTCAATGCTTCATTGGTCGCAATGCGATACATCCAAGAAAATAGTTTGCTTTCACCCTTAAAGTTTTTCAAATTTTGAAATACTTTTATGAAGGTGTTTTGTAAAACATCATCCGTATCATCATGACTCAAAACGATGTTCCGAATATGATTGTACAGCGGTTTTTGATATCCATGCAGGAGTTCTTGAAACGCTTGATTTTGCGTTTGTGGGTTCAATAGACGAACAATGAATTCCTTTTCTTCCTGCAATTTGTCCTGTTTTAAACTTAGATGCGAACGAATGAAAAAGGTTTAATCCGAATAGGAAAATAAATTAAAATTCGGATTGCACTTCATTTTTAATAGTAGTTGGAACTACTCTAGTACTGTCTTTCACAACTTTTCTATACGGTGGTGGTATAACTTTAGGTTTTATCGGGAAATACATATCCGTTAGCCATTTTGAAGGACTTAGACTTTCATTTTTGCCAATCGTAAATATTTCCAAATGCGAAAAAGTAGATCCTATAAGGATATGTTTGTTAGTGGTGTATTCAATTGTTTTTTCTAAGGCTTTGTTTTTGTATGTGTAATTACCAGTTAAACTAGTTTTTAATGCTTCAAAAGCAACCAGTTTTCCAGCTAAGATTTCGCTTCCTTCACTGGTGAAAATCTGTTCTTTTATCGGAATGCAAAAGGAGACTTTGGTTAAATTATTAATTGTATCGTATGTGTGATAGATAATAAAAGGTTTTCCGTTCAAGGGTAAATTATTTTGTTTGCAAAATGTAAGAATCTTTGGGAATACAACATTCGCATTTCGTGTAATGTCGGATATTTTGCTTGTGAAGGATTCTCTTAAATAAAAAGTCTCCAGTTTTTTTACTATCCCATTTATTTTTACACTAAAAGTAGTGTTTTCAAAATCAAGCGTTTTATCAAGATTTGCTAAACATTTATCATAAACTTTGGATAGTTTATTTTGAGTACCCCCGCCAAAAAAAGAATTTACTTTCAGCATAAAATCCATTTTGCCAACGGATTTCCATGTTACCTTAGTTCCTCCTACAGTGTCTTTAAAACTCCAAAAGACATCAGAGGAAGTGCCATTATATTCCATTTTTTGAACAATACTGTCATTTCCTTTTGTGTATAAAGTTTGAATATTACCAATATCATTAACACCTTCCCAAGTTAGAGTGCTTCCTTGGCCTGCAGTTGTAGGGGAATAGGATAATTTCATATCCTTATCTAATGCAATCCATGAACTGAATTTTTGCCAGTTTTTATAATCATTTACATAGCCAAAAACGGTTGCTTTTGGAGAATTAATTACTTTACTGCTCTTTACTGTAAAATTTCCTTTTTGTGTTGCAATATATATGGTAAGTGCCACAAGGCTTAATAGAAATAAAAGAAAAAGGTATTTGATAATTCTCATGATGGGGATTGATTGTTTTCTGTTGTAAAGTTAGAAATTTAATTAATTATACTATAATAACAAGAGATAAAATGTTAAAGTGTTTTGGGCCACTTGTATTTTCTTATGTTAGGACAAAGACTAAAATGGAACGAATTTTTAGGATGTAAATTGTACTGGTAAATTCTATGTTTTGAGTTGATAATTATGTAAATAAGGAATTATTCAAGGCTTTGTTT carries:
- the rho gene encoding transcription termination factor Rho gives rise to the protein MFDISVLKEMKLAELQEIAKTAKTIKFNGVKKDTLISLILDHQAATVVKPTVEKATEEEKPKRARIAPVKKVAIQKSEAPVLLETKVEEEVIQEIVAVPEKKEKVISSNSDISKEEGVASKKEVKVVKFSKSAYEKKMALLREKEALKEVAVSEETPSDSDSDVIVEKTESSVPEKKINPLERKRTDEVNQLNKKGQNPNIKVNPNPIGNPNQNGNSNQNTNSNQNTNSNQNPNQNPNFKNKKSNFKDADFEFDGIIESEGVLEMMPDGYGFLRSSDYNYLASPDDIYLSTSQVRLFGLKTGDTVKGVVRPPKEGEKFFPLVRVLKINGHDPQVVRDRVSFEHLTPVFPSDKFKLAEKQSTISTRIIDLFSPIGKGQRGMIVAQPKTGKTMLLKDIANAIAANHPEVYLIVLLIDERPEEVTDMQRSVRGEVIASTFDREPQEHVKIANIVLEKAKRLVECGHDVVILLDSITRLARAYNTVQPASGKVLSGGVDANALQKPKRFFGAARNVENGGSLSIIATALTETGSKMDEVIFEEFKGTGNMELQLDRKIANKRIFPAIDLTSSSTRRDDLLLDQKTLQRMWIMRKYLSDMNPVEAMDFINDRFKKTKNNDEFLISMND
- a CDS encoding RsmB/NOP family class I SAM-dependent RNA methyltransferase, yielding MRLHRNLVYTTIDALNAIFNEGEYADKVVARSLKKDKRWGSSDRKFVAETIYEVVRWKRLYAEIAEVKEPYDRDNLWRMFSVWAVLRGYPIPDWRQLEGTPERKIKGRFDELSKIRALKESIPDWMDELGVKELGEKVWATEIAAQNQPAKVILRVNTLKTTKENLRAILMDLNIETEFLKDQPDALVLKERANVFLTDAFKQGFFEVQDANSQLVAHFLDVKPGMRVVDTCAGAGGKTLHIASLMENKGQLIAMDLYESKLKQLKLRAKRDGAFNIEYRIIDSTKVIKKLHERADRVLIDAPCSGLGVLKRNPDAKWKLQPEFIDNIRKVQSEVLESYSKIVKPGGKLVYATCSILPSENQEQIARFLTTDIGKQFNFIKEQKILASESGFDGFYMALMERKE
- a CDS encoding KUP/HAK/KT family potassium transporter — encoded protein: MSATHKDLHSKLTLGGLLISLGIIYGDIGTSPLYVMKAILGEYIINADVVLGGVSCVFWTLTLQTTIKYVLITLSADNHGEGGIFALYALVKKTKIKWLIVPAIIGGSALLADGIITPPISVSSAVEGMRSYFPQINTVPIVIGILVMLFTIQQFGTKLVGKFFAPMMLIWFGMLAVLGINQISLHPEVFKAINPYYAYHLLSIHPEGFFVLGFVFLCTTGAEALYSDMGHCGRKNIRISWIFVKLALVLNYFGQAAYLIHHEGTTLQALGGDFANPFYLIMPLWFKPFGIVIATVATVIASQALISGSFTLINEAMRLSFWPKVKIKYPTELKGQLYIPSINWLLLIGCIGIVLHFEESSNMEHAYGLAIILCMIMTTILLNFYLIMKRVKWYFFVPLITIYMCIELSFLAANITKFAEGGYVTLFIALVLIGVMTIWYRAKQINKSYTKVVKIDDYKKVLSELSADLSIPKYATHLVYMTNANRSDEIEEKVMFSILQKRPKRADIYWFVHVNILSEPYKTEYKVREILKDDLYRVDFNLGFREPTKINLMFREVIKDMVKNGEVDVTSRYESLNKNNIIGDFKFVLSEKFLSNDSDLLWHEKLIMNSYFFIKKLSLSEESAFGLDSSSVKIEKFPMVLHPPENIGLTRVFVKN
- a CDS encoding oxidoreductase, encoding MLRIITVTVLFFSCLCFMEAQNINKGEQTNFNSIQIDTLFQDKISIRAIVFDRDKIWYAGDKNRFGCYDLKSNKKNENTIVEDTLKIEFRSIAKTSSYIYVLSVANPGLLYQITKDGKKTKLVYQEKNKKVFYDSMQFWNDKEGIAIGDPITDCLSIIRTHDGGNTWNKLPDNKLPKVFEGEAHFAASNTNIIIKGNDTWIVSGGKKARVFYSPDKGNSWSVYETPIIQGKQMTGIFTADFYDSKNGFISGGNYELLNQNSENKAITDDGGKTWKLIANNEAFGYASCVQFVPNSKGKGIVSVGASGLYYSSNGGVNWVQFSKDPSLYTIRFIDESTAIAAGRNKMIRIRFK
- a CDS encoding sensor of ECF-type sigma factor, which encodes MNVFKKIKTMDFKKLYPILFLFLSFNFYAQGERFKEKREQIKTMKVAFLTSELNLTSSEAEKFWPIYNTFDDKQFELRHQKMKGYFKRMQDDELDKLSEKDAATLLNQIEDSEEDLFNLRKKLTISLKEILPSVKIIKLKKAEEDFNRKLLQQYKDKGLKK
- a CDS encoding RNA polymerase sigma factor; translation: MQEEKEFIVRLLNPQTQNQAFQELLHGYQKPLYNHIRNIVLSHDDTDDVLQNTFIKVFQNLKNFKGESKLFSWMYRIATNEALTFLNQKARKSGISSVELQNKAIDNLKADVYFEGDEIQIKLQKAIAVLPEKQQLVFKMKYFEDLKYEEISEILGTSVGALKASYHHAVKKIEAFVILQLNL
- a CDS encoding SRPBCC family protein; protein product: MRIIKYLFLLFLLSLVALTIYIATQKGNFTVKSSKVINSPKATVFGYVNDYKNWQKFSSWIALDKDMKLSYSPTTAGQGSTLTWEGVNDIGNIQTLYTKGNDSIVQKMEYNGTSSDVFWSFKDTVGGTKVTWKSVGKMDFMLKVNSFFGGGTQNKLSKVYDKCLANLDKTLDFENTTFSVKINGIVKKLETFYLRESFTSKISDITRNANVVFPKILTFCKQNNLPLNGKPFIIYHTYDTINNLTKVSFCIPIKEQIFTSEGSEILAGKLVAFEALKTSLTGNYTYKNKALEKTIEYTTNKHILIGSTFSHLEIFTIGKNESLSPSKWLTDMYFPIKPKVIPPPYRKVVKDSTRVVPTTIKNEVQSEF